In Nitrospinota bacterium, a single genomic region encodes these proteins:
- a CDS encoding ABC transporter permease — MFNYLVRRLIMMVPIMFGITIITFIVIHLAPGEPTDRMTEMNPKASAAAKQRMREMYHLDKPLHVQYGLWISRLVVLDFGRSFSPDARPVLDKIAERLPITIFINVTSLVLIFIMSIPIGVFSATHPGSAFDRGSTLFVFIGFSAPGFWLALLLMILFGVQLGWLPISGIRSIYYEQYTTWGKIIDLARHLLMPVLLSSLTSLAFLSRITRQNMLEVIRQDYITTARAKGCHEKSVYYRHALRNALLPIVTIVGLSIPSLIGGSVIFETIFSIPGMGQLFYESVMSRDYPLVMGILVIGATLTLIGNLVADLSYAIADPRIKYE; from the coding sequence GTGTTTAACTACCTTGTGAGGCGGCTTATCATGATGGTACCGATAATGTTCGGCATTACGATAATCACCTTTATTGTCATTCACCTCGCGCCCGGAGAACCTACCGACAGGATGACTGAGATGAATCCGAAGGCTTCCGCCGCGGCAAAGCAGAGGATGAGGGAGATGTACCACCTTGATAAGCCTCTGCATGTCCAGTACGGTCTCTGGATTTCGCGCCTCGTGGTGCTCGATTTCGGACGTTCCTTTTCTCCCGACGCAAGGCCGGTGCTCGACAAGATAGCCGAGAGGCTCCCTATCACGATATTCATCAACGTAACATCGCTCGTGCTTATCTTTATCATGTCGATTCCGATAGGGGTCTTTTCGGCGACGCATCCCGGCTCGGCGTTCGACAGGGGGAGCACTCTATTCGTCTTTATAGGTTTTTCCGCGCCCGGATTCTGGCTTGCGCTTCTCCTTATGATACTCTTCGGCGTTCAGCTCGGATGGCTACCCATCTCGGGAATAAGGTCTATTTACTACGAGCAGTACACCACATGGGGAAAGATAATTGATCTCGCCAGGCACCTCCTGATGCCGGTTTTGCTGTCGTCGCTCACCTCGCTCGCTTTTCTCTCCCGCATAACCAGGCAGAACATGCTTGAGGTCATACGGCAGGATTACATAACAACCGCGCGCGCGAAAGGGTGCCATGAAAAGAGTGTCTACTACCGCCACGCGCTAAGGAACGCCCTTCTCCCGATAGTGACGATAGTCGGCCTTTCGATACCGTCGCTCATAGGGGGGTCAGTAATATTCGAGACAATATTCTCCATCCCGGGGATGGGACAGCTCTTTTACGAATCTGTCATGTCGCGTGATTATCCGCTGGTCATGGGGATACTTGTTATCGGCGCAACGCTTACGCTTATAGGGAACCTCGTCGCGGACCTCAGTTACGCAATTGCCGACCCGAGGATAAAGTATGAGTAA
- the rfbD gene encoding dTDP-4-dehydrorhamnose reductase, whose protein sequence is MKKVIVTGSSGGLGSELCRQIEDKWPGSSVPFDRSIADLSRADEIEKGLQDIGGEDLIIHSAAMTDVDGCEKDIESARKINVLSTQSIAEMAKKKGARLVFISSDYVFDGKKEAPYLEGDAPNPLNVYGRTKLEGERVTAQLDDSLIVRTSWLYGNTGKNFVKTMLALGEKGGPLKVVDDQVGAPTYYPDLAEAILKMVEKEVTGTVHISNSGSCSWYEFAKAIFEEKGMDVKVLPVPSSEFPRPAKRPANSRLDCGRYAGIAGKPLRDWRDALKEYLGV, encoded by the coding sequence ATGAAGAAGGTGATCGTTACCGGGAGCAGCGGCGGACTGGGGAGCGAATTGTGCCGTCAGATAGAGGATAAATGGCCCGGGTCGTCTGTTCCTTTCGACAGAAGTATTGCCGATCTTTCCCGCGCGGACGAGATTGAAAAGGGGCTTCAGGACATCGGCGGTGAGGATCTGATAATACACTCCGCCGCCATGACCGATGTTGACGGATGCGAAAAGGATATCGAATCGGCCCGAAAAATAAATGTGCTCTCGACTCAATCTATCGCGGAGATGGCAAAAAAGAAGGGAGCAAGGCTTGTTTTCATCTCCTCGGATTATGTATTCGATGGTAAAAAAGAGGCTCCGTACCTGGAAGGTGACGCGCCAAACCCGCTGAACGTTTACGGAAGGACGAAACTTGAAGGGGAGAGGGTCACGGCGCAGCTGGATGATTCTCTCATTGTCCGCACGTCATGGCTCTACGGGAATACTGGAAAGAACTTCGTGAAGACAATGCTCGCACTCGGCGAAAAGGGCGGGCCGTTGAAGGTCGTAGACGACCAGGTTGGCGCGCCTACATATTATCCCGACCTTGCCGAGGCGATTTTAAAGATGGTAGAAAAAGAGGTGACCGGAACCGTTCATATATCGAATTCCGGTTCTTGCAGCTGGTATGAATTCGCAAAGGCGATTTTTGAGGAGAAAGGGATGGATGTAAAGGTTCTGCCTGTGCCGTCGTCGGAGTTTCCAAGACCCGCGAAGCGCCCCGCCAATTCCAGGCTAGACTGCGGCAGGTATGCCGGAATAGCCGGGAAGCCGCTCAGGGATTGGCGCGACGCGCTGAAGGAGTATCTGGGTGTTTAA